In Elusimicrobiaceae bacterium, a single window of DNA contains:
- the yidD gene encoding membrane protein insertion efficiency factor YidD: protein MAKSGIGAITAAGIAAALLKGLVKSFSLLRPLLGGRACRFVPTCTQYALTALDRHGPVKGSYLAVRRVLRCHPFNPGGWDPVP from the coding sequence ATGGCAAAAAGCGGGATTGGCGCAATAACTGCGGCCGGCATCGCAGCCGCCTTGCTCAAAGGGCTGGTCAAATCGTTTTCGCTGTTGCGCCCGCTGCTGGGCGGACGGGCGTGCAGATTTGTCCCTACTTGCACGCAATACGCGTTAACCGCGCTGGACAGGCACGGGCCTGTTAAAGGCTCGTATCTGGCCGTGAGGCGTGTGCTGAGGTGCCATCCGTTCAATCCGGGTGGCTGGGATCCGGTCCCTTAA
- the rnpA gene encoding ribonuclease P protein component yields the protein MKPEGFPRSAKLKLKDEFQAVLETGGKTATRDFVMWWKTGSPAATPRLGIMVSKKAGGAVRRNRLKRLVREVFRLNRQSIRADAELVLYPRPGNKLDGYGSACESIRAIWQKAGLAQ from the coding sequence GTGAAGCCGGAAGGTTTTCCGCGCAGCGCAAAACTGAAACTTAAAGACGAGTTTCAGGCAGTGCTGGAAACGGGCGGCAAAACCGCCACCCGTGATTTCGTGATGTGGTGGAAAACCGGCTCCCCGGCGGCAACGCCGAGGCTGGGCATAATGGTATCGAAAAAGGCCGGCGGCGCCGTAAGGCGGAACCGCCTCAAAAGGCTTGTAAGGGAGGTTTTCAGGCTCAACCGGCAATCCATCCGCGCGGACGCGGAACTTGTTCTGTATCCGCGTCCCGGCAACAAGCTGGACGGATATGGTTCGGCCTGCGAATCCATACGGGCAATATGGCAAAAAGCGGGATTGGCGCAATAA
- the rpmH gene encoding 50S ribosomal protein L34 yields MLPTYRPNRRKRAKKIGFRARMKTAGGRRVLSKRRAKGRHELIPQL; encoded by the coding sequence ATGCTACCTACATACAGACCAAACAGACGCAAAAGAGCAAAAAAAATCGGCTTCAGAGCCAGAATGAAAACCGCCGGCGGCCGCAGAGTGCTTAGCAAACGACGCGCCAAAGGACGGCACGAGCTGATTCCCCAGTTGTGA
- a CDS encoding Jag N-terminal domain-containing protein yields the protein MSKEYKFEGKNVQVAIESGLAQLGLRRDQVEVAVIAEGTSGFLGLGAKPAIIKITERIWKTAEAPQQITDSKRRRNRGGRAAEDPKPAAAAGSSSAQKAQKQPQIKRRSAQVKTVQVPLKGRKDAADKIEKSCAEPAAPLAEKPLEPAIFEDEMPKQEQQAGFDFPEQPAAQPAGQEPPAGLTPQQHTQTAGIADVPSEPDETAVQPAQRKTEPEPDTAAAALPPELEPAAKLAQETVSELLDRMGVAASGFATGWDPILQRILLSFDCDSPAMLIGRDGQTLQSLQYLVTLIVNRRTGGTANIALDTGEYRKQQEDRIAEEVKRGVNIVRARGEMYRLPSMDAAHRRFVHKMLENSPDVETFSEGEHKWRKVVLRPRKS from the coding sequence ATGTCCAAAGAATACAAGTTTGAAGGGAAAAACGTGCAGGTGGCGATTGAAAGCGGGCTCGCCCAGCTGGGCTTGCGGCGGGATCAGGTAGAAGTGGCTGTTATCGCGGAAGGCACCAGCGGATTTCTGGGGCTGGGCGCGAAACCGGCGATAATAAAAATCACCGAACGCATCTGGAAAACAGCGGAAGCGCCGCAGCAGATAACCGACTCGAAACGCCGCCGCAACCGCGGCGGACGCGCTGCGGAAGACCCGAAACCGGCCGCAGCGGCGGGTTCCAGTTCCGCGCAGAAAGCGCAGAAACAGCCGCAGATCAAACGCCGGTCGGCCCAGGTCAAAACGGTGCAGGTGCCGCTGAAAGGCAGAAAAGACGCCGCGGACAAGATTGAAAAATCTTGCGCCGAACCGGCGGCTCCGCTTGCCGAAAAACCGCTGGAGCCGGCGATCTTTGAAGATGAAATGCCGAAACAGGAACAGCAGGCCGGATTTGACTTTCCGGAGCAACCTGCCGCCCAACCGGCCGGGCAGGAACCGCCCGCCGGCCTGACGCCGCAGCAGCACACTCAGACGGCCGGAATCGCGGACGTTCCATCCGAACCGGACGAAACGGCGGTTCAGCCCGCGCAGCGGAAAACGGAACCCGAACCGGATACGGCGGCGGCCGCGCTGCCGCCGGAGCTGGAACCGGCCGCGAAGCTCGCGCAGGAAACTGTTTCGGAACTACTGGACAGGATGGGTGTTGCCGCTTCCGGCTTCGCCACCGGCTGGGATCCGATTCTGCAGCGTATCCTGCTGTCGTTTGACTGCGACAGCCCTGCCATGCTGATCGGGCGGGACGGGCAGACTCTTCAGTCGCTTCAATATCTCGTTACGCTCATAGTGAACCGCCGGACAGGCGGAACCGCCAATATCGCGCTTGATACCGGCGAATACCGCAAGCAGCAGGAAGACAGGATCGCCGAAGAAGTGAAACGCGGCGTCAATATCGTGCGGGCGCGCGGCGAGATGTACCGCCTGCCTTCGATGGACGCGGCGCACCGCCGTTTTGTGCACAAGATGCTGGAAAACAGTCCCGACGTTGAAACTTTCAGCGAAGGCGAGCATAAGTGGCGAAAAGTGGTATTGCGCCCAAGAAAATCATAA
- the yidC gene encoding membrane protein insertase YidC — MNKNLVLAFTLSFAVYAGWLYWVEKKYPNAHKKPAVTAPAQAGANGKPQISPVAAPAAKNAPVKQVQPVSQEQQDMPVAYTSGKADFEFSHYGAAIKSCRYRGPVNTAQLIPNSNPGFFATMPGVYFNLAGQENNRFRFEAALAQGVGMTKTYAFSEEGLGELEISISNSLKTAVEVPDWGINFGPGIGTVESEEKENTKLWQTACAIHREGKKHAVVENIKSEEKTPKEPWVWAGIENRYFLAALIPQQWPYHSIKFSEQKIENTKTPSIEVTAPAMVINPGETKSWKFSFYFGPKDYRKLQLLGHELDRSVEFGFFTTLGKLAMKVLYFNHGFTGNYGWSIVILTLLVQLILMPFTIKSNKSMMEMKKIQPELQKLQEKYKKDPQRLNMEMLELYKKHKVNPLGGCLPMLFQIPVFFALFTALRNSWDLHGAPWIFWIHDMSAKDPFYVLPLIMGALMFFQQKMTMANDNNPQMAVLKWMPVIFTFMFLTFPSGLVLYWTTSSIVSFIQQIWLKKTMSA; from the coding sequence ATGAATAAAAACCTCGTTCTGGCGTTTACATTATCTTTCGCGGTATATGCCGGCTGGCTTTATTGGGTGGAAAAGAAATACCCCAACGCGCACAAAAAACCCGCCGTCACCGCGCCGGCCCAGGCGGGAGCGAACGGAAAACCGCAGATCTCGCCCGTTGCCGCGCCCGCGGCAAAAAACGCCCCTGTCAAACAGGTTCAGCCGGTTTCGCAGGAACAGCAGGACATGCCGGTAGCCTACACCAGCGGCAAAGCCGATTTTGAATTCAGCCACTACGGCGCGGCGATAAAAAGCTGCCGCTACCGCGGGCCGGTGAACACGGCTCAGCTGATCCCGAATTCCAATCCGGGTTTTTTCGCCACGATGCCGGGCGTATATTTCAATCTGGCCGGACAGGAAAACAACCGCTTCAGATTTGAAGCCGCGCTCGCACAGGGCGTCGGCATGACAAAAACCTACGCTTTCAGCGAGGAAGGGCTGGGCGAACTGGAGATTTCGATTTCCAATTCGCTCAAAACCGCCGTCGAAGTGCCGGACTGGGGCATAAATTTCGGCCCCGGCATCGGCACCGTCGAAAGCGAGGAAAAGGAAAACACCAAACTGTGGCAAACCGCCTGCGCCATTCACCGCGAAGGCAAAAAACACGCCGTTGTTGAAAACATCAAGTCGGAAGAAAAAACCCCGAAGGAACCGTGGGTCTGGGCCGGCATCGAAAACCGGTATTTTCTCGCCGCGCTTATACCGCAGCAGTGGCCGTACCACAGCATAAAGTTTTCCGAACAGAAAATAGAAAACACGAAAACCCCTTCAATCGAGGTCACCGCGCCCGCGATGGTCATTAACCCCGGCGAAACGAAAAGCTGGAAATTTTCGTTCTACTTCGGGCCGAAAGACTACCGCAAACTGCAGCTGCTGGGGCACGAGCTGGACCGCTCGGTTGAATTCGGGTTTTTCACAACACTCGGTAAGCTGGCCATGAAGGTGCTGTATTTCAATCACGGCTTCACGGGCAACTACGGCTGGTCAATAGTAATACTCACGCTGCTGGTTCAGCTGATTCTTATGCCGTTCACCATCAAGAGCAACAAATCAATGATGGAAATGAAGAAGATTCAGCCGGAACTTCAGAAACTGCAGGAAAAATACAAAAAAGACCCCCAGCGCCTCAACATGGAAATGCTTGAACTGTACAAAAAGCACAAAGTGAACCCGCTGGGCGGCTGCCTGCCGATGCTGTTTCAGATACCGGTGTTTTTCGCGCTGTTCACGGCGCTAAGAAACTCATGGGACCTGCACGGCGCGCCGTGGATTTTCTGGATCCACGACATGTCCGCGAAGGATCCCTTCTATGTGCTGCCCCTGATAATGGGTGCGCTGATGTTCTTCCAGCAGAAAATGACTATGGCTAACGACAATAATCCCCAAATGGCCGTACTTAAATGGATGCCCGTCATTTTCACTTTTATGTTCCTGACTTTTCCGTCAGGTCTTGTGCTGTACTGGACCACCAGCAGCATCGTCAGCTTCATCCAGCAGATATGGCTTAAAAAAACGATGAGCGCCTGA
- the recO gene encoding DNA repair protein RecO: MNFSDSAVVLVKRDIREADRIVSVYTRSRGRMNLRFPGVNRPLARLKAITEPFVCSDIRIYMRAGSCSGVATGGKINSVFPKLRRDARKTRLALHFCELMYRMTPELQINEDKFFLLVNVLEFLETNEPVPSTRAAFTFRLMRLAGFGLSDPVLGISRQFWDRLHEADFAALDFASPAEKEELLKSEYVISRFIARTFPQGIRTAEAFENPRYAQNLSL, encoded by the coding sequence ATGAATTTTTCCGACTCCGCCGTAGTGCTTGTCAAACGCGATATCCGCGAAGCTGACCGGATAGTTTCGGTTTACACCCGCTCGCGCGGGCGCATGAACCTGCGGTTTCCGGGCGTAAACCGGCCTCTGGCGCGGTTAAAAGCCATAACCGAACCGTTTGTGTGCTCCGATATCCGTATTTATATGCGGGCCGGTTCCTGTTCCGGCGTGGCGACCGGCGGGAAAATAAACAGCGTGTTTCCGAAGTTGCGGCGCGACGCGCGCAAAACCCGGCTCGCCCTTCATTTTTGCGAACTGATGTACCGCATGACGCCGGAACTGCAGATTAACGAGGATAAATTTTTTCTGCTTGTCAACGTGCTGGAGTTTCTTGAAACGAATGAACCGGTTCCCTCTACCCGCGCGGCGTTTACGTTCAGGCTGATGCGGCTGGCCGGGTTCGGACTGTCGGACCCGGTGCTTGGTATTTCACGGCAGTTCTGGGACCGGCTGCATGAAGCCGATTTCGCCGCGCTTGACTTTGCTTCGCCTGCCGAGAAGGAAGAGCTGCTTAAATCGGAGTACGTCATTTCCCGGTTCATCGCCAGAACTTTTCCGCAGGGCATCCGCACGGCGGAAGCATTTGAAAATCCCCGTTACGCGCAGAACCTTTCGCTGTAA
- a CDS encoding glycine--tRNA ligase subunit alpha produces the protein MNFQDMIARLENYWKSEGCVLIQPYDLEKGAGTFNPETFFGSLTSKPLRAAYVEPCRRPADGRYGDNPNRLGKYYQYQVIIKPAPADIQKKYLGSLRAIGLDPRQHDVRWIEDDWESPTLGASGVGWEIWLDGMEITQFTYFQNMAGFSLYPITAEITYGLERLAMYTQKKNNVYDLQWNDTVTYGELFHEQERQFSHYSFSEANVENLRRYFADYEAECHSLAEKGLYLPAYDAAMKCSHYFNLLDARGAISVTDRTRLIGRVRALAKRCAAVYVEAKEPSAKPEPAQAR, from the coding sequence ATGAATTTTCAGGACATGATAGCCAGGCTTGAAAACTATTGGAAAAGCGAGGGCTGCGTGCTGATCCAGCCTTACGATCTGGAAAAGGGAGCGGGCACGTTCAACCCGGAAACTTTTTTCGGTTCGCTCACTTCAAAACCGCTGCGCGCCGCGTATGTGGAGCCGTGCCGGCGGCCCGCCGACGGCAGGTATGGCGACAATCCCAACCGGCTGGGCAAGTATTACCAGTACCAGGTGATCATAAAGCCGGCTCCGGCCGATATCCAGAAAAAATATCTGGGTTCGCTGCGCGCCATCGGGCTTGACCCCAGACAGCACGACGTGCGCTGGATCGAGGATGACTGGGAGTCGCCCACGCTTGGCGCGTCCGGCGTCGGCTGGGAAATCTGGCTTGACGGCATGGAAATCACCCAGTTCACCTATTTTCAGAATATGGCGGGTTTTTCTCTGTATCCCATAACCGCCGAAATAACCTACGGGCTTGAGCGGCTGGCGATGTACACCCAGAAGAAAAACAACGTTTACGATCTGCAGTGGAACGACACGGTGACCTACGGCGAGCTTTTTCATGAGCAGGAACGGCAGTTTTCGCATTACAGTTTCAGCGAGGCCAATGTGGAGAATCTGCGGCGTTATTTCGCGGATTACGAGGCGGAATGCCACAGCCTCGCGGAAAAAGGCCTTTACCTGCCGGCTTATGACGCAGCGATGAAGTGTTCGCATTATTTCAATCTGCTTGACGCGCGCGGCGCGATTTCGGTGACCGACCGGACCCGCCTGATCGGCCGCGTGCGCGCGCTGGCCAAGCGGTGCGCCGCTGTTTATGTCGAGGCGAAAGAGCCGTCCGCCAAACCGGAACCCGCGCAGGCCCGCTGA